In the Pseudobacteriovorax antillogorgiicola genome, one interval contains:
- a CDS encoding DDE-type integrase/transposase/recombinase, translated as MNFATIYRFIRDQGLNQRQVDPNDRRRYEADHPNAIWQCDVMHGPSVRHEEKGFRKTYLFAIIDDHSRLIVHAEFYWYETFLSLKECLKKAVSSIN; from the coding sequence ATGAACTTTGCTACGATCTATCGTTTTATTCGCGATCAGGGGCTCAATCAGAGGCAGGTAGATCCTAATGATCGTCGTCGCTATGAGGCTGATCACCCAAATGCCATCTGGCAATGCGATGTCATGCATGGACCATCAGTTCGACACGAAGAGAAAGGGTTCAGGAAAACCTATCTCTTTGCCATCATTGATGATCATTCGCGCCTGATAGTCCACGCTGAATTCTATTGGTACGAGACTTTTCTTAGCCTGAAAGAGTGCCTTAAGAAGGCTGTTAGCAGTATCAATTGA
- a CDS encoding helix-turn-helix domain-containing protein, producing the protein MGKKLQISNAQRVEAVMALLTRGESASAIARRFKISEGSLYRLKDEFSSGQERAR; encoded by the coding sequence ATGGGTAAGAAGCTGCAGATTAGCAATGCGCAAAGGGTTGAAGCTGTGATGGCACTATTGACACGAGGTGAGTCAGCTTCAGCTATAGCTAGACGCTTCAAAATCAGTGAAGGAAGCCTATACCGGCTCAAAGATGAGTTTAGCTCGGGTCAGGAGAGGGCGCGGTAG
- the galE gene encoding UDP-glucose 4-epimerase GalE encodes MPESSILVTGGCGYIGSHVVRQLSECGYQVVIIDNLSTGSKENLIYDEKLVVGDISDSKLVESVFSQYRFDAVFHFAASIIVPESVKMPLKYYRNNTVNSINIFDACIRYGVNKIVFSSTAAVYGENELLQVTEDSPLNPTNPYARSKLMDEYVLSDMRAALPNLSYVILRYFNVAGSDLLGRIGPRNPNATHLIKVACEAALGIRDKVTIFGTDYPTHDGTCIRDYIHVEDLAKAHLESYRYLRDGGDSIVLNCGYGRGLSVREVLKAVELAHRKPIKVSEGYRRIGDVSSVIANSNRIKKLLNWRPVYEDISSIVESAYHWEKKLIRNSNSERRIFSVNQSLGREVT; translated from the coding sequence ATGCCTGAGAGTAGTATTCTTGTTACGGGTGGTTGCGGATACATAGGAAGTCACGTTGTTCGTCAACTGTCCGAATGCGGATATCAAGTGGTTATCATAGATAATCTAAGTACAGGCTCAAAAGAAAATTTGATCTATGATGAAAAACTAGTCGTTGGCGATATATCTGATAGTAAACTGGTGGAGTCAGTATTCTCTCAGTATAGATTTGATGCTGTATTTCACTTTGCAGCATCAATTATTGTGCCTGAGTCGGTTAAAATGCCATTAAAATACTATAGAAATAATACAGTCAATAGTATCAATATTTTTGACGCTTGCATAAGGTATGGAGTAAACAAAATTGTATTTTCTTCTACTGCTGCAGTTTATGGGGAAAATGAGTTGCTTCAAGTCACTGAGGACAGCCCTTTGAACCCAACGAACCCTTATGCAAGATCGAAGCTGATGGATGAATATGTACTCTCTGATATGAGAGCTGCTTTACCAAACTTAAGTTACGTTATATTAAGGTACTTTAACGTTGCTGGTTCTGATTTACTTGGCCGTATTGGTCCAAGAAATCCAAATGCGACACATCTGATTAAAGTAGCGTGTGAAGCGGCCTTAGGCATCAGGGATAAAGTTACGATTTTTGGTACAGACTACCCTACTCATGATGGAACTTGCATTAGAGACTATATTCATGTCGAAGATTTGGCCAAGGCGCATTTGGAGTCTTACAGATACCTCAGAGATGGCGGGGATTCTATAGTACTGAATTGTGGGTATGGCCGTGGCCTTTCTGTACGAGAAGTCCTTAAAGCTGTTGAATTAGCGCACAGAAAACCTATTAAGGTGTCTGAAGGATATAGGCGAATTGGCGATGTGAGTTCAGTCATTGCAAATTCAAATAGAATTAAGAAGCTTCTTAATTGGAGACCAGTGTATGAAGACATAAGCTCTATAGTTGAATCTGCTTATCACTGGGAAAAAAAACTAATTAGGAACTCAAATAGCGAGCGAAGAATATTTTCGGTTAACCAAAGTCTAGGTAGAGAAGTTACTTGA